A segment of the Granulicella aggregans genome:
AATGCTTTGATCGCCTACACGAAGACCCGGGAGTATCGGGAAAAGCAGACGGCGCAGGTAGCATCGGCAGCGGAAGCCGTGCGGCTTGCCGACATACTCTACAGAGGCCGCTCGACAAGCTATCTTCAGGTTTTGACCAGCGAAGCCACCCTCTACAGTGCGCAACTTTCCTTAGCTACAGCTCAGCAACAAGAAGCACTCTCGTTGGTGACGCTTTACAACGTCCTCGGGGGAGGATGGTGATGAGTTTACGTTTACCAGCAAGTCAGAGGATGTCGACGAAGTGGTGCTTATGTCG
Coding sequences within it:
- a CDS encoding TolC family protein; this translates as DSKNFYYEAYSSVSQSIFDGGKLRNNLRYYRAQDQEYLDTYQQTIAGALRDVSNALIAYTKTREYREKQTAQVASAAEAVRLADILYRGRSTSYLQVLTSEATLYSAQLSLATAQQQEALSLVTLYNVLGGGW